In the genome of Bosea sp. BIWAKO-01, the window CGACGAAATCCTCGCTCTGCTGCAGAAGATGATCAAGCAGCGCCAGGAATCGATCGCGATCTACGACGCCAATGGCCGCCCGGAACTTGCTGCCGGCGAGCGTGCCGAGGTCGACGTCATCTCCGCCTATCTGCCGAAGCAGATGGATGAGGGCGAGGTGAAGGCGGCGATTGCGGCTGCGGTGACCGAGAGCGGCGCGGCCTCGGTCAAGGACATGGGCAAGGTCATTGCGATCCTGCGCGCGAATTACGCGGGCCAGATGGACTTCGCGAAGGCGAGCGGTCTGGTGAAGGCTGCGCTCGGCGGTTGATCGCAAGCGAGCGCCGGGGCCGCCGGTGCTGTGGATAGAGCCGATAAGCCGGTCCGCTT includes:
- a CDS encoding GatB/YqeY domain-containing protein, which encodes MTNMTSLRERFTSELKEAMKAGEKGKVGAIRLIQAALKDKDIEARGAGKGEASADEILALLQKMIKQRQESIAIYDANGRPELAAGERAEVDVISAYLPKQMDEGEVKAAIAAAVTESGAASVKDMGKVIAILRANYAGQMDFAKASGLVKAALGG